Genomic window (Enterobacteriaceae bacterium 4M9):
GCGTGTCGCGCAGACGCGTCACTTCCATCAGCTTACGGGTACGATCTTCAACGCCTTTTGCCGCATCAATCACCATCAGGCAGCAGTCCACTGCCGTCAGGGTACGGTAGGTATCTTCCGAGAAGTCTTCGTGCCCTGGGGTATCCAGCAGGTTGACCAGGCAATCGTGATACGGGAACTGCATGACCGAGGTAGTAATGGAGATACCGCGCTGCTTTTCCATTTCCATCCAGTCGGATTTTGCATGCTGGCTGGAGCCACGCCCTTTTACCGTGCCCGCAGTCTGAATAGCCTGTCCGAACAGCAGCACTTTTTCAGTGATCGTCGTTTTACCGGCGTCCGGGTGGGAGATGATGGCAAAAGTGCGGCGTCTTGCCACCTCCTGCAAATAGGGAGACAACGTCATATTTCACTCTTCTCGTCAGGCGCGACCAGGTGGCGCGCGGCGCGTTATTCAATAAAGTGCGGGGATTTTACCCATTGCGGCGCAGATACCCAAAAGAATTCGTCTGCGCCTGGGAGGCTCAGGCGTTAAATAACCACTGCTGTAGTTCATCAAGCGAGGTCACCTGCTTGTCCGGCGTGATGCCGGCTGGCAACGCGCGGCCGTGGGCGTTAAGCCAGACGGTACTCAACCCGGCGTTAATGCCACCCAGGATGTCCGACTCAGCGGTATCGCCCACCATCAACACCCGCTCACGCGTCGGGTTGCCCATTTGTGTGAGCGCGTAATCAAAGATTTTCTTATCCGGCTTTGCTACGCCCACCTGCTCGGAAATCACCAGCAGGTCGAAAAAGTCGCGCAGGCCGGTGCGTTCGAGGCGAATTTGCTGGAGCGCGGTAAAGCCATTGGTGATGATGCCAAGCTTTGTATTGCCTTTAAGCGCATCAAGCAGCGCCAGCGCCCCCGGCAGCGGGGCGCAAATATCTGCCATGGCGTTCAGAAACGCGCTATTAAGGTCACTTGCCGGCACGTTAAGCCGCTCAGCCCAGCTTTCAAAGCGCTGTACCTGAAGCTGGAGCGCGGTAATGGCACCGTTCTGATAATCCACCCACAGCGGCTTATTCACGGCCTGGTAGTCCTGGAAATCCTTGTCAGTAAACGTCACGCTGTAATCGAGAAACATGCGCTGTAGCCCGCCGAACGCGTCGAAGGTAAACAGCGTTTCATCAGCATCAAAGAGTATCCAGTCCCACTTCATTCACATCACCTTTAGCGTTATCAGCCCAGCGGCAGGGCCATAATAATGGCGTCCTCACGCCCGTTGGCGGTAGGGTAATAATTGCGCCGTATCGTCGCCTCGTTAAAACCAAGGCTTTCATAAAGCGCGATGGCGGCAACGTTAGAGGCCCGCACCTCCAGCCACAGCGTGAGGATCTGTTTTTGTTCCAGTTCGCTGATTAAGTGCTCCAGCAGCGCCCGGCCAAGCCCGCGCCGCTGAAAAGCCGGGCTGACCGCAATGTTAAACAGCGTGGCTTCGTCCAGCACCACCTGCGTGATGGCAAACGCCGCCATTTCATCGCCAACATCCAGACGTAAGTTGAAATAGCGCTCGCCCTGGTTGCTGGCAAACGTCTTTTCACTCCAGGGAAAGGCGTGGCTGCGCTGTTCAATGGCAAACGCCTGCGCGAGGCCATCGGTATTAAGAGAGGAAATCCTGTTCATGTTCACATATCTGGCGCCAGAGTGCGGCGCGCGCCTGTGCGCTGTGTTGAAGCTCATCAAGGCCCGGCGTCGTAAGCCGCGCCCCCGTCAGAGGAAGCGCCGCCTCCACACCCAAAAGCCAGCTGTTGCAGCTCGCCCCTTCCGGCAGCATGGCGGCACGGTCGGGCGTAAGCCACATCACGGCGTCGGTGGAAAGCGCAAGCGCGCGTAAAATATCGGCCACCAGTGCATCAGCCGGTGACGGCAGCACATCAGCCACCACCACCAGGCGCACGGTATCGGGGAGAGTCAGCGCGATTTCGCCCTGCAACACCGCGGGGCGGCGCAGCGTCCACCGGGTGATTCCCAGCTGCTGAAGCTGCCAGTCACGTCGGGTAGTCATGAGCGAAACCTGTTTAAGTCACCTGAGGGGCGCAAATATAGCAAATCCATCGCACGCCCGCCAATTTCCCCGCCATATGACAGGACACCTGCAACTTGTCGGACGAGCGTATATAATCGCCGCCTGATTACGATGAGGAGTATGTTATGTCCGCGTGGACCCCGGCGAGTGAAGTGCTACTGCGCCACAGTGATGATTTCGAAAACCGCCGCGTGCTATTTGCCGGCGATTTGCAGGACGACCTGCCTGCACGCCTGGAAACGGCGGGCAGCCGCGTCCACACCCAGCAATATCACCACTGGCAGACGCTGAGCGCGCAGATGGGCGAGAACGCACAATTTGGGCTGGTGGCCAACGCCGACAGCGTGGCCGATTGCGACACACTGATTTACTACTGGCCGAAGAACAAACCTGAAGCCCAATTCCAGTTGATGAACCTGCTCTCTTTACTGCCGCAGGGCAGTGATCTGTTTGTGGTAGGCGAAAACCGCAGCGGCGTGCGCAGCGCCGAACAAATTCTTGCGGACATTGCCCCGCTCAACAAAATCGACAGCGCCCGCCGCTGCGGCCTTTATTACGGCAAGCTGGAAAGCCGCCCCACCTTTGACGCCGACGGCTGGTGGAGCGAGTACCAGAGCGAAGGGCTGGCGATTAAAACGCTGCCTGGCGTCTTTAGCCGCGACGGGCTGGACACCGGCAGCCAGTTGCTGCTGTCAACGCTCACACCGCACACCAAGGGCAAAGTGCTGGATGTTGGCAGCGGCGCAGGCGTGCTGGCAGCAACGCTTATCAGCCATTCACCGAAGGTGCGCCTGACGCTGTGCGACGTGTCCGCACCTGCGGTTGAAGCCAGCCGCGCAACACTGGCTGCCAACGGCTTTGAAGGCGAGGTGCTTGCGAGCAACGTTTACTCTGAGATCAGCGGGCGCTTTGACATGATTTTGTCTAACCCGCCGTTCCACGAAGGGCGCCAGACCAGTCTTGATGCCGCGCAAACGTTGATTCGCGGTGCCATACGCCATCTTAATATCGGCGGTGAGCTACGCATTGTCGCCAACACCTTCCTGCCGTATGCCACCGTGCTGGATGAGGTGTTTGGCAATCACGAAGTCATTGCCCAGACCGGGCGGTTCAAAGTGTACCGCTCCGTTCACAGCCGCAGGCCGCGCCGCTAGCGACACGACCGGGCGTAACGCTGCGCCTGTGCTCACTCGCAGGAGAAGACCGGTGCAGCAGTAAGCGGGCTTTCTTTGCGTTATCGTTAAAAATGCGCCGCTGCTCAGGGTGCCGTTTTTTGCAGCAATTGGAAAAACGGCACGCAATTAAGTATTGACCTGCCCCGTAAAACATCTAGAATGCGCCTCCGTGGTTGCAATACTTCTGTAGTGTTGCCGGTATGCGAAGGTGGCGGAATTGGTAGACGCGCTAGCTTCAGGTGTTAGTGTCCTTACGGACGTGGGGGTTCAAGTCCCCCCCCTCGCACCAACAACCACGCGATATTGCTTTTAGCAGCACACTGCGAAGGTGGCGGAATTGGTAGACGCGCTAGCTTCAGGTGTTAGTGTCCTTACGGACGTGGGGGTTCAAGTCCCCCCCCTCGCACCACACTGCGCGGGCAATATCATCAAAAGAAAGAAAGTAGACCGTGCGAAGGTGGCGGAATTGGTAGACGCGCTAGCTTCAGGTGTTAGTGTCCTTACGGACGTGGGGGTTCAAGTCCCCCCCCTCGCACCACTTTCTTTTTCATCTCCCGGCGATAGCGCCAGATAATCCCTCTGATCAGTATCATCCCAGAACCCGCTGGCGACGTGCCTTATCTTTCAGCCAGTACACCCAGATTCAACGCAAGCAGCGCCATACCGCTGGCAAACGCAATACACGACGGTAGCAGCATGAAGTGGCGCAGTCGGCGGTGAAAAAGCATGCCGGTGGTCGCTACCATTGCCAGCACCATCAGCACGCGCCATTGCGCAAACGTTAGCCCGCCCAGCGCCAGTCCGGCCACCACTGCACCGGATAACAGCACACCCCAACCGCTTTCCAGACTTTTTTGTAACATACCGGCTATCTCTGCAATAGATAATGATAACCAATATCATATGGTAATTTTTCTCATTTGCAAATCACGTCTTGCAAGAGCACGTAAAGGGACTTGCCATTGACGCAACCTATGATTAGGATTGGCAATCATTATCATTTAGATTAGCGCTCAAGGCATGGCATATTACGGTTCTCCTCTCGTTTCTCCCGCCGTCTGGCACCCGGAGCCCGCCAGGTTGTCTCTGGCCGATGAACTACATGCCTGCTTTAGCGAACAACGTGCCTATTTCCTCGACACCTTCACGTTTAGCACACCCGGTACAGACAGCCTGACCCTGGCCGACTGGTCAACCCCGCACACGCTTAGCGCACTTATCGCGACCTACGGCGACCATATCTATCAGGCGAGTGAAGACACGCGCCAGAGCAAACCGCTGAAGTCCCTCTGGGCACAGTGGTATCTTGGCCTGCTGGTGCCACCGCTGATGCTGGCCTTACTGGCAAATGACAGGGCTATCGACGTTTCCCCCGAACGCATTCGCGTCACCTTCCATGAAACCGGCCGTGCTGCACGCTTTTATCTGGACGTGCGTGAAGATCTCAGCACCACGCTGCTGCCACCGCACCTGCGTCTGGAGAAACTGTGGACGGCCAGTATCACGCCCGTGGTTGATGCGCTGGAGGCCTCCGGCGACATTAACGGTAAACTCATCTGGAGTAACACCGGTTATCTGATTAACTGGTTTTTGGGCGAAATGCGCGAACAACTCGGCGAAGCACAATACAACGCACTGCGTCATGCCTGCTTTTTTAACGCCCAACTCAGCGACGGGCGCGATAATCCACTGTATCGCACCGTCGTTCCCCGCAACGGCCTGCTGGTGAGGCGCACCTGCTGTCAACGCAACCGCCTGCCCGGCGTCCAGCTGTG
Coding sequences:
- the yjjG gene encoding pyrimidine 5'-nucleotidase; translated protein: MKWDWILFDADETLFTFDAFGGLQRMFLDYSVTFTDKDFQDYQAVNKPLWVDYQNGAITALQLQVQRFESWAERLNVPASDLNSAFLNAMADICAPLPGALALLDALKGNTKLGIITNGFTALQQIRLERTGLRDFFDLLVISEQVGVAKPDKKIFDYALTQMGNPTRERVLMVGDTAESDILGGINAGLSTVWLNAHGRALPAGITPDKQVTSLDELQQWLFNA
- the rimI gene encoding ribosomal protein S18-alanine N-acetyltransferase, translating into MNRISSLNTDGLAQAFAIEQRSHAFPWSEKTFASNQGERYFNLRLDVGDEMAAFAITQVVLDEATLFNIAVSPAFQRRGLGRALLEHLISELEQKQILTLWLEVRASNVAAIALYESLGFNEATIRRNYYPTANGREDAIIMALPLG
- a CDS encoding DNA polymerase III subunit psi → MTTRRDWQLQQLGITRWTLRRPAVLQGEIALTLPDTVRLVVVADVLPSPADALVADILRALALSTDAVMWLTPDRAAMLPEGASCNSWLLGVEAALPLTGARLTTPGLDELQHSAQARAALWRQICEHEQDFLS
- the rsmC gene encoding 16S rRNA (guanine(1207)-N(2))-methyltransferase RsmC is translated as MSAWTPASEVLLRHSDDFENRRVLFAGDLQDDLPARLETAGSRVHTQQYHHWQTLSAQMGENAQFGLVANADSVADCDTLIYYWPKNKPEAQFQLMNLLSLLPQGSDLFVVGENRSGVRSAEQILADIAPLNKIDSARRCGLYYGKLESRPTFDADGWWSEYQSEGLAIKTLPGVFSRDGLDTGSQLLLSTLTPHTKGKVLDVGSGAGVLAATLISHSPKVRLTLCDVSAPAVEASRATLAANGFEGEVLASNVYSEISGRFDMILSNPPFHEGRQTSLDAAQTLIRGAIRHLNIGGELRIVANTFLPYATVLDEVFGNHEVIAQTGRFKVYRSVHSRRPRR
- a CDS encoding DUF1435 domain-containing protein, producing the protein MLQKSLESGWGVLLSGAVVAGLALGGLTFAQWRVLMVLAMVATTGMLFHRRLRHFMLLPSCIAFASGMALLALNLGVLAER
- the fhuF gene encoding siderophore-iron reductase FhuF translates to MAYYGSPLVSPAVWHPEPARLSLADELHACFSEQRAYFLDTFTFSTPGTDSLTLADWSTPHTLSALIATYGDHIYQASEDTRQSKPLKSLWAQWYLGLLVPPLMLALLANDRAIDVSPERIRVTFHETGRAARFYLDVREDLSTTLLPPHLRLEKLWTASITPVVDALEASGDINGKLIWSNTGYLINWFLGEMREQLGEAQYNALRHACFFNAQLSDGRDNPLYRTVVPRNGLLVRRTCCQRNRLPGVQLCGDCTLK